In the genome of Bradyrhizobium sp. CB3481, the window AGTTCATCAGTGCATTCCTGAAGATCTCGCCGGAAGAAGCCCGCGTGATCCAGAAGGATTATTACCGCCGCTACGGCACCAGCATGCGCGGCATGATGACCGAGCACGGCGTGCGGGCCGACGACTACCTCGCCTATGTGCACAGGATCGATCACTCGCCGCTGGAGCCGAACCCGGCGATGGGAGCTGCGATCGCAAAGCTTCCGGGCCGCAAGCTGATCCTGACCAACGGCTCGACCGACCATGCCGGCGCAGTGCTGGACCGGCTCGGCATTTCACATCATTTCGAGGCAGTGTTCGACATCATCGCCGCCGAGCTGGAACCGAAGCCGGCGCCGCAGACCTATGACCGCTTCCTGCGCGTCCACGGCGTGGACCCGTTGAGAGCGGTGATGTTCGAGGATCTCGCCCGCAACCTCGTGGTGCCGCATCAGCTCGGCATGACCACCGTGCTGGTGGTGCCCGATGGCGCCAAGGAAGTGGTGCGCGAGGATTGGGAGCTGGAAGGCCGCGACGCCGCCTATGTCGATCACGTCACGGATGATCTGACCGGGTTTTTGCAGAGGTTGAGTGAAAAGTAGCCTGGCCTCCAACCGTCATACCCCGCGAAGGCGGGGTATCCAGTACGCCGCGGCCTTCGAATGATCCTCCGAAGTCTCGGAGTACTGGATCACCCGCTTTCGCCTTTCGCGGGTGATGACAGCCGTGATGAGGCGAGCCTTGACTCTCCCTCGCCAAATCCCGAAAAAGCCCCCCAACTTCGCCCGAAATCCCCAAGGAAATCCCGATGTCCCTGTCCGCGCTCGAGTCCACCGTCAACTCCGCTTTCGATGCCCGCGACGGCATTTCGACGTCGACCAAGGGCGAGGTGCGCGACGCCGTGGATTCCGCGCTCGAACTGCTCGACAAGGGCGAGGCCCGCGTCGCCGAGCGTGAGGCCTCGGGCAAGTGGAAGGTCAATCAGTGGCTGAAGAAGGCGGTGCTGCTATCGTTCCGCCTCAACGACATGGGCCAGATTCCGGGCGGCCCCGGCAAGGCGTCGTGGTGGGACAAGGTGCCCTCGAAGTTCGACGGCTGGGGCGAGAACCGTTTTCGCGACGCCGGCTTTCGCGCGGTGCCCGGCGCGATCGTGCGCCGCTCCGCCTTCATCGCCCGCAACGTCGTGCTGATGCCCTCCTTCGTCAACCTTGGCGCCTATGTCGATGAGGCGACCATGATCGACACCTGGTCGACGGTTGGTTCCTGCGCGCAGATCGGCAAGCGCGTGCACATTTCGGGCGGCGTCGGCATCGGCGGCGTGCTGGAGCCGCTGCAGGCCGAACCCGTCATCGTCGAGGACGACTGCTTCATCGGCGCGCGCAGCGAAGTGGCGGAAGGCGTCATCGTGCGCAAGGGCGCGGTGCTTTCGATGGGCGTGTTCCTCGGCGCCTCCACCAAGATCGTCGACCGCGAGACCGGCGAAATCTTCATCGGTGAAGTGCCGGAGTATGCGGTCGTGGTGCCCGGCGCGCTGCCCGGCAAGCCCATGAAGAACGGCCAGATGGGCCCGTCCACCGCCTGCGCGGTGATCGTCAAGCGCGTCGACGAGCGCACCCGCGCGAAAACCAGCATCAACGAGCTGCTGCGGGACTAGAATTCGGCCATTTTGGCCATGATCTGACCGGAAGCCGGGCCGGATCACGCCCCGGTCGAACCCCGGGCCTCACGGCGCGACCAATATACCGGAGGGCAGAACACCGCCGTTCGGAGGTCGACCGATGGACTACGCCTGGTATCTGTTCGGTTTCAAGGGGCGCATCAACCGCGCCCGGTATTGGCAGGCGACGCTGATCATCCTGTGCTGGATGATCTTCCTGGGCATGCTCACGATCGGCGTTGTCGCCCTCTTCGGTGGTAAGGGGCCGATAAATCTCGGCTACGGCGTCGAAGATCTCTTCAAGGTCTTCGATCCAGCTTCCTATCGATCCCTTTCCTTGGCCGACCTGCCTGCGATTGCTTTCAAGACGGCCTTCTCCGCGCTGTTCATGTGGGTCTGGCTGGCCACCTCGATCAAGCGGCTGCATGATCGCGACAAGAGCGGCTGGTGGGTGATTCTGTTTTTCACCGTTCCCCTCTACAACAAGTTCGTCGATCTGCTTCCTGACGACTCCTATTTCGCCGATGTCGTCTTTCCGTTTGGCCTCGCCGCCTTCGCTGGCTGCATCTGGATCTTTGTCGAATTGTGCTTCCTCAAGGGCTCGCGAAATACCAACCGCTTCGGCCCCGACCCGCTC includes:
- a CDS encoding DUF805 domain-containing protein yields the protein MDYAWYLFGFKGRINRARYWQATLIILCWMIFLGMLTIGVVALFGGKGPINLGYGVEDLFKVFDPASYRSLSLADLPAIAFKTAFSALFMWVWLATSIKRLHDRDKSGWWVILFFTVPLYNKFVDLLPDDSYFADVVFPFGLAAFAGCIWIFVELCFLKGSRNTNRFGPDPLAPKARPDTRPPWDQQSEIEMVPHKAGPPPVWRVKPGYE
- a CDS encoding pyrimidine 5'-nucleotidase, which encodes MKSDSPRAFGHIDTWVFDLDNTLYPHHVNLWQQVDARIGEFISAFLKISPEEARVIQKDYYRRYGTSMRGMMTEHGVRADDYLAYVHRIDHSPLEPNPAMGAAIAKLPGRKLILTNGSTDHAGAVLDRLGISHHFEAVFDIIAAELEPKPAPQTYDRFLRVHGVDPLRAVMFEDLARNLVVPHQLGMTTVLVVPDGAKEVVREDWELEGRDAAYVDHVTDDLTGFLQRLSEK
- the dapD gene encoding 2,3,4,5-tetrahydropyridine-2,6-dicarboxylate N-succinyltransferase, coding for MSLSALESTVNSAFDARDGISTSTKGEVRDAVDSALELLDKGEARVAEREASGKWKVNQWLKKAVLLSFRLNDMGQIPGGPGKASWWDKVPSKFDGWGENRFRDAGFRAVPGAIVRRSAFIARNVVLMPSFVNLGAYVDEATMIDTWSTVGSCAQIGKRVHISGGVGIGGVLEPLQAEPVIVEDDCFIGARSEVAEGVIVRKGAVLSMGVFLGASTKIVDRETGEIFIGEVPEYAVVVPGALPGKPMKNGQMGPSTACAVIVKRVDERTRAKTSINELLRD